In Aegilops tauschii subsp. strangulata cultivar AL8/78 chromosome 3, Aet v6.0, whole genome shotgun sequence, one genomic interval encodes:
- the LOC141042949 gene encoding uncharacterized protein, giving the protein MLRSPASGGEQSHGDMVVQQVVQPAPSSGALPMLTRTNYPEWSLLMKVYLQAHGWWRAVSHDDTPYHDECNAMSVILRSLPTDVLLTVGEKENAKEAWDAITTQRLGATRVREANAQKLRCDFESIALRDGETIDDFFLRLSGIAACRARTLDDTQSGGSSQGGRLLLTWEEWQARLHSGDQGPPPGGSKNHRKGGGRVRGGGRGGGRGGRRGGDYPDKSTGDKKKCRYCGINRHRARECRKKKREEEALLAQADEEADPQMLLAEVVELVHPIKTGSPADGRRNPPQAAVFLNEEQSSVAPAAGDAAPDPVWYLDTGASNHMTGDRAAFTELDNTITGSVRFGDGSVVQIEGRDTVALAIEGGAQHALMDVYYIPRLKSSVVSLGQLDENGCDINVHHGVLSVHDRRGALIVKACLTDKQRRAPFPQTAKYRAEAPLDLVHADLCGAITPATPGGRRYFLLLVDDHSRYMWLTLLTSKDEAAATINGFQAHAETEARCKLGTLLTDRDGEFTSTALAEHFAST; this is encoded by the exons ATGTTGAGgtcgccggcgagcggcggagagCAGTCGCACGGGGATATGGTGGTGCAGCAGGTGGTTCAGCCGGCGCCGTCCAGCGGCGCGCTCCCAATGCTGACGCGCACCAACTACCCCGAATGGTCGCTGCTGATGAAGGTGTATCTTCAGGCCCACGGCTGGTGGCGGGCTGTGTCGCACGACGACACCCCCTACCACGACGAGTGCAACGCCATGAGCGTCATCCTCCGTAGTCTGCCCACAGATGTGCTGCTCACCGTGGGAGAGAAGGAGAACGCCAAGGAGGCATGGGATGCCATCACCACGCAACGCCTCGGCGCCACGCGGGTGCGCGAGGCCAACGCACAGAAGCTCCGGTGcgacttcgagagcatcgccttacGCGACGGAGAAACCATCGACGACTTCTTCCTCCGTCTTTCCGGCATC GCTGCGTGTCGTGCAAGAACGCTCGACGACACGCAGAGCGGTGGCAGCAGTCAGGGCGGCCGCTTGCTCCTCACCTGGGAGGAGTGGCAGGCCCGCCTACACTCCGGCGATCAGGGCCCTCCTCCAGGCGGCAGCAAGAATCACCGTAAGGGCGGTGGCCGTGTCCGTGGCGGCGGCCGAGGAGGCGGACGCGGTGGCAGACGCGGTGGTGACTACCCCGACAAGAGCACCGGGGACAAGAAAAAGTGCCGCTACTGCGGCATCAACCGCCACCGGGCCCGCGAATgcaggaagaagaagagggaggaggaggccctCCTCGCCCAGGCCGACGAAGAGGCCGATCCTCAGATGCTGCTCGCCGAGGTGGTCGAGCTCGTGCACCCTATCAAGACGGGGTCGCCAGCCGATGGTCGTCGCAACCCACCGCAGGCCGCTGTCTTCCTCAACGAGGAGCAGTCCAGCGTCGCTCCAGCCGCAGGGGACGCCGCCCCGGACCCGGTGTGGTACCTGGACACTGGCGCGTCCAACCACATGACCGGCGACCGCGCGGCCTTCACCGAGCTCGACAACACGATCACCGGATCCGTGCGGTTCGGAGACGGGTCGGTGGTCCAGATCGAAGGGCGCGACACCGTCGCGTTGGCCATCGAGGGGGGAGCGCAACACGCCCTCATGGATGTGTACTACATCCCCAGGCTCAAGAGCAGTGTGGTGAGCCTTGGACAGCTCGACGAGAATGGCTGCGACATCAACGTCCACCACGGCGTCCTCTCCGTCCACGACCGTCGCGGCGCTCTAATTGTCAAG GCGTGCCTCACCGACAAGCAGCGCCGGGCGCCGTTTCCCCAGACGGCCAAGTACAGAGCGGAGGCACCGCTCGACCTCGTCCACGCGGACCTCTGCGGGGCGATCACGCCAGCGACACCTGGAGGACGGCGCTACTTCCTGCTCCTCGTGGACGACCACAGCCGCTACATGTGGCTCACCCTGCTGACAAGCAAAGACGAGGCCGCGGCAACGATCAATGGATTCCAGGCGCATGCTGAGACGGAGGCACGGTGTAAGCTGGGCACACTGCTGACGGACCGCGATGGAGAGTTCACGTCCACGGCGCTGGCGGAGCACTTCGCGTCCACCTAA